The following coding sequences lie in one Arabidopsis thaliana chromosome 3, partial sequence genomic window:
- a CDS encoding Protein kinase superfamily protein (Protein kinase superfamily protein; FUNCTIONS IN: protein serine/threonine kinase activity, protein kinase activity, ATP binding; INVOLVED IN: protein amino acid phosphorylation; LOCATED IN: cytosol; EXPRESSED IN: 25 plant structures; EXPRESSED DURING: 14 growth stages; CONTAINS InterPro DOMAIN/s: Protein kinase, ATP binding site (InterPro:IPR017441), Serine/threonine-protein kinase domain (InterPro:IPR002290), Serine/threonine-protein kinase-like domain (InterPro:IPR017442), Serine/threonine-protein kinase, active site (InterPro:IPR008271), Protein kinase-like domain (InterPro:IPR011009), Protein kinase, catalytic domain (InterPro:IPR000719), Tyrosine-protein kinase, catalytic domain (InterPro:IPR020635); BEST Arabidopsis thaliana protein match is: shaggy-like protein kinase 32 (TAIR:AT4G00720.1); Has 105887 Blast hits to 104676 proteins in 3456 species: Archae - 87; Bacteria - 10670; Metazoa - 39368; Fungi - 11783; Plants - 25310; Viruses - 436; Other Eukaryotes - 18233 (source: NCBI BLink).), protein MNVVRRLTSIASGRNFVSSDNVGETETPRSKPNQNREETESTETTSYEKDSVSSSENSDHLPKEIREDMDCGIIKGNGTESGRIITTKKKGLNDQKDKTISYRAEHVIGTGSFGVVFQAKCLETEEKVAIKKVLQDKRYKNRELQIMRMLDHPNVVELKHSFFSTTEKDELYLNLVLEYVPETIYRASRSYTKMNQHMPLIYIQLYTYQICRAMNYLHQVVGVCHRDIKPQNLLVNNVTHEVKICDFGSAKMLIPGEPNISYICSRYYRAPELIFGATEYTSAIDMWSVGCVMAELFLGHPLFPGETSVDQLVEIIKILGTPAREEIKNMNPRYNDFKFPQIKAQPWHKIFRRQVSPEAMDLASRLLQYSPNLRCTALEACAHPFFDDLRDPRASLPNGRALPPLFDFTAQELAGASVELRHRLIPEHARK, encoded by the exons atgAATGTGGTGCGGAGATTAACGAGTATTGCCTCTGGACGTAATTTCGTTTCTTCTGATAAC GTAGGAGAAACTGAGACGCCGAGATCAAAGCCTAACCAGAATCGTGAAGAAACAGAGTCTACGGAAACTACGTCGTACGAGAAAGATTCTGTCTCTTCCTCAGAGAACTCTGATCATTTACCAAAGGAAATCCGTGAG GATATGGACTGTGGAATCATCAAGGGAAATGGAACAGAATCTGGACGGATTATTACCACCAAAAAGAAGGGTTTGAATGATCAAAAAGACAAG ACAATCTCTTACAGAGCTGAACATGTAATTGGCACTGGCTCATTCGGTGTTGTCTTTcag GCTAAGTGCTTAGAGACGGAAGAAAAAGTAGCAATAAAGAAAGTGTTACAGGACAAGagatacaaaaacagagaacttcAGATCATGCGAATGCTTGATCATCCTAATGTCGTTGAGCTCAAgcattctttcttttccaCGACTGAGAAAGACGAGCTTTATCTTAACCTTGTTCTTGAGTATGTACCCGAGACTATTTACCGCGCTTCCAGATCTTACACCAAGATGAATCAGCATATGCCTTTGATTTATATTCAGCTCTACACCTATCAG ATTTGCCGTGCTATGAATTATCTGCATCAAGTGGTTGGAGTGTGTCACCGTGACATTAAGCCGCAGAATCTGTTG GTCAATAATGTTACGCATGAAGTAAAGATATGCGATTTTGGGAGCGCCAAAATGCTG ATTCCAGGAGAACCAAATATATCTTACATATGCTCAAGGTATTACAGAGCTCCTGAACTCATATTTGGAGCAACCGAATACACAAGTGCGATCGATATGTGGTCTGTAGGTTGTGTCATGGCTGAGCTTTTTCTTGGacat CCTCTATTCCCTGGAGAAACCAGTGTTGATCAATTGGTGGAGATCATTAAG ATTTTAGGGACACCAGCAAGAGAAGAGATAAAGAACATGAATCCTCGTTACAATGATTTTAAGTTCCCTCAGATCAAAGCTCAGCCGTGGCACAAG attttccGGAGACAGGTATCTCCAGAAGCAATGGATCTTGCCTCTAGATTGCTCCAGTATTCACCAAACCTGAGATGCACAGCg CTTGAAGCATGTGCACACCCATTCTTCGATGATCTGAGAGACCCGAGAGCATCCTTGCCTAATGGAAGAGCACTTCCTCCATTGTTTGATTTCACAGCTCAAG AACTTGCTGGGGCATCTGTTGAACTGCGTCATCGCTTAATACCTGAGCATGCAAGGAAATGA
- the LCR52 gene encoding low-molecular-weight cysteine-rich 52 (low-molecular-weight cysteine-rich 52 (LCR52); INVOLVED IN: defense response; LOCATED IN: endomembrane system; CONTAINS InterPro DOMAIN/s: S locus-related glycoprotein 1 binding pollen coat (InterPro:IPR010851), Knottin (InterPro:IPR003614); BEST Arabidopsis thaliana protein match is: low-molecular-weight cysteine-rich 53 (TAIR:AT3G61177.1); Has 35333 Blast hits to 34131 proteins in 2444 species: Archae - 798; Bacteria - 22429; Metazoa - 974; Fungi - 991; Plants - 531; Viruses - 0; Other Eukaryotes - 9610 (source: NCBI BLink).): MSKSTILAIFMIVLVLGKVTKETQGQEMCRDILMKAKNCDEGTCDTLCKQKWKGNGSCFPNVYTYRKSCLCTFPCKT, encoded by the exons atGTCTAAATCCACCATTCTCGCTATTTTCATGATCGTCCTCGTTCTAG gGAAGGTAACGAAAGAGACGCAAGGACAAGAAATGTGTCGTGATATTTTAATGAAAGCTAAGAACTGTGATGAAGGCACTTGTGATACTCTGTGTAAGCAAAAATGGAAAGGAAATGGATCGTGCTTCCCAAACGTTTATACTTATAGAAAAAGTTGTCTCTGCACATTTCCTTGCAAAACTTAA
- the LCR53 gene encoding low-molecular-weight cysteine-rich 53 (low-molecular-weight cysteine-rich 53 (LCR53); INVOLVED IN: defense response; LOCATED IN: endomembrane system; CONTAINS InterPro DOMAIN/s: S locus-related glycoprotein 1 binding pollen coat (InterPro:IPR010851), Knottin (InterPro:IPR003614); BEST Arabidopsis thaliana protein match is: low-molecular-weight cysteine-rich 52 (TAIR:AT3G61175.1); Has 35333 Blast hits to 34131 proteins in 2444 species: Archae - 798; Bacteria - 22429; Metazoa - 974; Fungi - 991; Plants - 531; Viruses - 0; Other Eukaryotes - 9610 (source: NCBI BLink).), whose amino-acid sequence MAKSTIFAIFMIVFVLGMVTKETKGQEMCRDLLMRAKNCDDSTCATLCKQKWKGNGSCFPNVYRKSCLCTFPCKT is encoded by the exons ATGGCTAAATCCACCATATTCGCTATTTTCATGATCGTCTTCGTTCTAG gGATGGTAACGAAAGAGACGAAAGGACAAGAAATGTGTCGTGATCTTTTAATGAGAGCTAAAAACTGTGACGATAGCACTTGTGCTACTCTGTGTAAGCAAAAATGGAAAGGAAATGGATCGTGCTTCCCAAACGTATATAGAAAAAGCTGCCTCTGCACATTTCCTTGCAAAACTTGA
- a CDS encoding Tetratricopeptide repeat (TPR)-like superfamily protein (Tetratricopeptide repeat (TPR)-like superfamily protein; INVOLVED IN: biological_process unknown; LOCATED IN: mitochondrion; EXPRESSED IN: 21 plant structures; EXPRESSED DURING: 14 growth stages; CONTAINS InterPro DOMAIN/s: Pentatricopeptide repeat (InterPro:IPR002885); BEST Arabidopsis thaliana protein match is: Tetratricopeptide repeat (TPR)-like superfamily protein (TAIR:AT2G27610.1); Has 48118 Blast hits to 13655 proteins in 239 species: Archae - 0; Bacteria - 10; Metazoa - 89; Fungi - 49; Plants - 47457; Viruses - 0; Other Eukaryotes - 513 (source: NCBI BLink).), with amino-acid sequence MHRLNYRKWRLPLKPFGSCIHSYADRTKLHSNLLLGDLSKSGRVDEARQMFDKMPERDEFTWNTMIVAYSNSRRLSDAEKLFRSNPVKNTISWNALISGYCKSGSKVEAFNLFWEMQSDGIKPNEYTLGSVLRMCTSLVLLLRGEQIHGHTIKTGFDLDVNVVNGLLAMYAQCKRISEAEYLFETMEGEKNNVTWTSMLTGYSQNGFAFKAIECFRDLRREGNQSNQYTFPSVLTACASVSACRVGVQVHCCIVKSGFKTNIYVQSALIDMYAKCREMESARALLEGMEVDDVVSWNSMIVGCVRQGLIGEALSMFGRMHERDMKIDDFTIPSILNCFALSRTEMKIASSAHCLIVKTGYATYKLVNNALVDMYAKRGIMDSALKVFEGMIEKDVISWTALVTGNTHNGSYDEALKLFCNMRVGGITPDKIVTASVLSASAELTLLEFGQQVHGNYIKSGFPSSLSVNNSLVTMYTKCGSLEDANVIFNSMEIRDLITWTCLIVGYAKNGLLEDAQRYFDSMRTVYGITPGPEHYACMIDLFGRSGDFVKVEQLLHQMEVEPDATVWKAILAASRKHGNIENGERAAKTLMELEPNNAVPYVQLSNMYSAAGRQDEAANVRRLMKSRNISKEPGCSWVEEKGKVHSFMSEDRRHPRMVEIYSKVDEMMLLIKEAGYFADMSFALHDLDKEGKELGLAYHSEKLAVAFGLLVVPSGAPIRIIKNLRVCGDCHSAMKLLVTFAIEGKLGKFCISVCNNESYKVTNLQLYTFKLLVDVVAEVSEGS; translated from the exons ATGCACAGATTGAACTACAGAAAATGGCGCCTTCCTTTGAAACCGTTTGGTAGTTGTATTCACAGCTATGCTGATAGAACGAAGCTTCACTCGAATCTGCTTTTGGGAGATTTGTCTAAATCTGGTCGGGTCGATGAAGCCCGCCAAATGTTCGATAAAATGCCTGAGAGGGATGAGTTTACATGGAACACGATGATCGTTGCTTACTCGAATTCAAGGCGACTTTCTGATGCAGAAAAGCTTTTTCGTAGCAACCCAGTGAAGAATACAATCTCCTGGAATGCTCTTATCTCTGGGTATTGCAAGTCTGGAAGTAAAGTTGAagcttttaatttgttttgggaAATGCAGTCTGATGGAATAAAACCTAACGAGTACACTTTGGGTAGTGTTCTTAGGATGTGTACTTCGCTTGTTTTGCTTCTGAGAGGTGAACAGATTCATGGGCATACAATAAAAACCGGGTTTGATTTGGATGTTAATGTGGTGAATGGCCTTCTTGCTATGTATGCACAATGCAAGCGTATCTCTGAAGCTGAATACCTCTTTGAGACAATGGAAGGTGAGAAAAATAATGTTACATGGACTTCAATGCTCACTGGTTACTCTCAAAATGGATTTGCTTTCAAGGCAATAGAGTGTTTTAGGGatttgagaagagaaggaaatcAATCGAATCAATATACATTTCCTAGTGTTTTAACTGCTTGTGCCTCGGTTTCTGCTTGCAGGGTAGGAGTCCAGGTACATTGCTGCATAGTTAAGAGTGGTTTCAAGACCAATATCTATGTTCAGAGCGCATTGATTGATATGTATGCTAAATGCAGAGAAATGGAATCCGCAAGAGCTTTGTTAGAAGGTATGGAGGTTGATGATGTGGTATCTTGGAACTCGATGATTGTAGGGTGTGTTAGACAAGGTCTTATTGGAGAAGCTCTGTCTATGTTTGGAAGAATGCATGAGCGAGATATGAAAATAGATGATTTCACGATCCCATCCATCTtaaattgttttgctttgtctAGGACAGAAATGAAGATAGCTTCTTCTGCACATTGTCTGATTGTGAAAACCGGGTATGCGACTTACAAACTTGTGAATAACGCCCTTGTGGATATGTATGCTAAAAGAGGGATCATGGATTCAGCGTTGAAAGTGTTTGAAGGGATGATTGAGAAAGATGTGATATCTTGGACAGCTCTTGTGACAGGAAATACACATAACGGATCTTATGATGAAGCACTGAAGTTGTTCTGTAACATGAGAGTTGGAGGCATTACTCCTGATAAGATTGTTACAGCGAGTGTATTAAGCGCCTCGGCGGAGTTAACTCTTTTGGAGTTTGGGCAACAGGTACATGGGAATTATATTAAATCTGGTTTTCCTTCATCTTTGTCAGTAAACAATTCTCTTGTGACAATGTACACAAAGTGTGGAAGCTTAGAAGACGCGAATGTTATATTCAACTCTATGGAAATCAGGGATTTAATAACATGGACTTGTCTTATTGTGGGTTACGCAAAAAACG GTCTCTTAGAAGATGCTCAACGCTACTTTGATTCGATGAGAACAGTTTATGGAATCACACCAGGACCGGAACACTATGCCTGTATGATTGATCTCTTTGGTAGATCTGGTGATTTCGTAAAAGTAGAGCAATTGCTGCATCAAATGGAGGTTGAACCAGATGCTACTGTATGGAAAGCGATTTTGGCTGCAAGTAGGAAGCATGGGAATATAGAAAACGGGGAAAGAGCAGCGAAAACTCTTATGGAATTGGAACCAAACAATGCTGTTCCTTATGTTCAGTTATCAAACATGTATTCTGCAGCGGGAAGACAAGACGAAGCTGCAAATGTTCGTAGATTGATGAAATCTCGTAATATAAGCAAAGAACCTGGTTGCAGTTGGGTTGAAGAGAAAGGTAAAGTTCATAGCTTTATGTCTGAAGATAGAAGACATCCGAGAATGGTTGAGATATATTCCAAGGTTGATGAAATGATGCTTTTGATCAAAGAGGCTGGTTATTTCGCGGATATGAGTTTTGCTCTCCATGACTTAGATAAGGAAGGGAAGGAGCTAGGTTTGGCTTACCATAGTGAGAAATTAGCTGTTGCGTTTGGTCTACTTGTTGTACCATCTGGAGCTCCAATCCGGATCATCAAGAACCTTCGCGTCTGTGGGGATTGCCACAGTGCAATGAA ACTATTGGTAACATTTGCAATAGAAGGAAAACTCGGAAAATTCTGCATTTCTGTCTGCAACAATGAAAGCtacaaagttacaaacttacaatTATACACTTTCAAACTGCTAGTCGATGTGGTTGCAGAGGTCAGTGAGGGTTCATAA
- a CDS encoding Protein kinase superfamily protein, which produces MNVVRRLTSIASGRNFVSSDNVGETETPRSKPNQNREETESTETTSYEKDSVSSSENSDHLPKEIREDMDCGIIKGNGTESGRIITTKKKGLNDQKDKTISYRAEHVIGTGSFGVVFQAKCLETEEKVAIKKVLQDKRYKNRELQIMRMLDHPNVVELKHSFFSTTEKDELYLNLVLEYVPETIYRASRSYTKMNQHMPLIYIQLYTYQICRAMNYLHQVVGVCHRDIKPQNLLVNNVTHEVKICDFGSAKMLIPGEPNISYICSRYYRAPELIFGATEYTSAIDMWSVGCVMAELFLGHPLFPGETSVDQLVEIIKILGTPAREEIKNMNPRYNDFKFPQIKAQPWHKIFRRQVSPEAMDLASRLLQYSPNLRCTAVREKKNS; this is translated from the exons atgAATGTGGTGCGGAGATTAACGAGTATTGCCTCTGGACGTAATTTCGTTTCTTCTGATAAC GTAGGAGAAACTGAGACGCCGAGATCAAAGCCTAACCAGAATCGTGAAGAAACAGAGTCTACGGAAACTACGTCGTACGAGAAAGATTCTGTCTCTTCCTCAGAGAACTCTGATCATTTACCAAAGGAAATCCGTGAG GATATGGACTGTGGAATCATCAAGGGAAATGGAACAGAATCTGGACGGATTATTACCACCAAAAAGAAGGGTTTGAATGATCAAAAAGACAAG ACAATCTCTTACAGAGCTGAACATGTAATTGGCACTGGCTCATTCGGTGTTGTCTTTcag GCTAAGTGCTTAGAGACGGAAGAAAAAGTAGCAATAAAGAAAGTGTTACAGGACAAGagatacaaaaacagagaacttcAGATCATGCGAATGCTTGATCATCCTAATGTCGTTGAGCTCAAgcattctttcttttccaCGACTGAGAAAGACGAGCTTTATCTTAACCTTGTTCTTGAGTATGTACCCGAGACTATTTACCGCGCTTCCAGATCTTACACCAAGATGAATCAGCATATGCCTTTGATTTATATTCAGCTCTACACCTATCAG ATTTGCCGTGCTATGAATTATCTGCATCAAGTGGTTGGAGTGTGTCACCGTGACATTAAGCCGCAGAATCTGTTG GTCAATAATGTTACGCATGAAGTAAAGATATGCGATTTTGGGAGCGCCAAAATGCTG ATTCCAGGAGAACCAAATATATCTTACATATGCTCAAGGTATTACAGAGCTCCTGAACTCATATTTGGAGCAACCGAATACACAAGTGCGATCGATATGTGGTCTGTAGGTTGTGTCATGGCTGAGCTTTTTCTTGGacat CCTCTATTCCCTGGAGAAACCAGTGTTGATCAATTGGTGGAGATCATTAAG ATTTTAGGGACACCAGCAAGAGAAGAGATAAAGAACATGAATCCTCGTTACAATGATTTTAAGTTCCCTCAGATCAAAGCTCAGCCGTGGCACAAG attttccGGAGACAGGTATCTCCAGAAGCAATGGATCTTGCCTCTAGATTGCTCCAGTATTCACCAAACCTGAGATGCACAGCggtaagagaaaaaaaaaacagttga
- a CDS encoding Protein kinase superfamily protein gives MNVVRRLTSIASGRNFVSSDNVGETETPRSKPNQNREETESTETTSYEKDSVSSSENSDHLPKEIREDMDCGIIKGNGTESGRIITTKKKGLNDQKDKTISYRAEHVIGTGSFGVVFQAKCLETEEKVAIKKVLQDKRYKNRELQIMRMLDHPNVVELKHSFFSTTEKDELYLNLVLEYVPETIYRASRSYTKMNQHMPLIYIQLYTYQICRAMNYLHQVVGVCHRDIKPQNLLVNNVTHEVKICDFGSAKMLIPGEPNISYICSRYYRAPELIFGATEYTSAIDMWSVGCVMAELFLGHPLFPGETSVDQLVEIIKILGTPAREEIKNMNPRYNDFKFPQIKAQPWHKIFRRQVSPEAMDLASRLLQYSPNLRCTALEACAHPFFDDLRDPRASLPNGRALPPLFDFTAQGFGNYTLLLL, from the exons atgAATGTGGTGCGGAGATTAACGAGTATTGCCTCTGGACGTAATTTCGTTTCTTCTGATAAC GTAGGAGAAACTGAGACGCCGAGATCAAAGCCTAACCAGAATCGTGAAGAAACAGAGTCTACGGAAACTACGTCGTACGAGAAAGATTCTGTCTCTTCCTCAGAGAACTCTGATCATTTACCAAAGGAAATCCGTGAG GATATGGACTGTGGAATCATCAAGGGAAATGGAACAGAATCTGGACGGATTATTACCACCAAAAAGAAGGGTTTGAATGATCAAAAAGACAAG ACAATCTCTTACAGAGCTGAACATGTAATTGGCACTGGCTCATTCGGTGTTGTCTTTcag GCTAAGTGCTTAGAGACGGAAGAAAAAGTAGCAATAAAGAAAGTGTTACAGGACAAGagatacaaaaacagagaacttcAGATCATGCGAATGCTTGATCATCCTAATGTCGTTGAGCTCAAgcattctttcttttccaCGACTGAGAAAGACGAGCTTTATCTTAACCTTGTTCTTGAGTATGTACCCGAGACTATTTACCGCGCTTCCAGATCTTACACCAAGATGAATCAGCATATGCCTTTGATTTATATTCAGCTCTACACCTATCAG ATTTGCCGTGCTATGAATTATCTGCATCAAGTGGTTGGAGTGTGTCACCGTGACATTAAGCCGCAGAATCTGTTG GTCAATAATGTTACGCATGAAGTAAAGATATGCGATTTTGGGAGCGCCAAAATGCTG ATTCCAGGAGAACCAAATATATCTTACATATGCTCAAGGTATTACAGAGCTCCTGAACTCATATTTGGAGCAACCGAATACACAAGTGCGATCGATATGTGGTCTGTAGGTTGTGTCATGGCTGAGCTTTTTCTTGGacat CCTCTATTCCCTGGAGAAACCAGTGTTGATCAATTGGTGGAGATCATTAAG ATTTTAGGGACACCAGCAAGAGAAGAGATAAAGAACATGAATCCTCGTTACAATGATTTTAAGTTCCCTCAGATCAAAGCTCAGCCGTGGCACAAG attttccGGAGACAGGTATCTCCAGAAGCAATGGATCTTGCCTCTAGATTGCTCCAGTATTCACCAAACCTGAGATGCACAGCg CTTGAAGCATGTGCACACCCATTCTTCGATGATCTGAGAGACCCGAGAGCATCCTTGCCTAATGGAAGAGCACTTCCTCCATTGTTTGATTTCACAGCTCAAGGTTTTGGCAACTACACTTTGCTTCTTTTATAA
- a CDS encoding Protein kinase superfamily protein, with product MNVVRRLTSIASGRNFVSSDNVGETETPRSKPNQNREETESTETTSYEKDSVSSSENSDHLPKEIREDMDCGIIKGNGTESGRIITTKKKGLNDQKDKTISYRAEHVIGTGSFGVVFQAKCLETEEKVAIKKVLQDKRYKNRELQIMRMLDHPNVVELKHSFFSTTEKDELYLNLVLEYVPETIYRASRSYTKMNQHMPLIYIQLYTYQICRAMNYLHQVVGVCHRDIKPQNLLVNNVTHEVKICDFGSAKMLIPGEPNISYICSRYYRAPELIFGATEYTSAIDMWSVGCVMAELFLGHPLFPGETSVDQLVEIIKILGTPAREEIKNMNPRYNDFKFPQIKAQPWHKVYT from the exons atgAATGTGGTGCGGAGATTAACGAGTATTGCCTCTGGACGTAATTTCGTTTCTTCTGATAAC GTAGGAGAAACTGAGACGCCGAGATCAAAGCCTAACCAGAATCGTGAAGAAACAGAGTCTACGGAAACTACGTCGTACGAGAAAGATTCTGTCTCTTCCTCAGAGAACTCTGATCATTTACCAAAGGAAATCCGTGAG GATATGGACTGTGGAATCATCAAGGGAAATGGAACAGAATCTGGACGGATTATTACCACCAAAAAGAAGGGTTTGAATGATCAAAAAGACAAG ACAATCTCTTACAGAGCTGAACATGTAATTGGCACTGGCTCATTCGGTGTTGTCTTTcag GCTAAGTGCTTAGAGACGGAAGAAAAAGTAGCAATAAAGAAAGTGTTACAGGACAAGagatacaaaaacagagaacttcAGATCATGCGAATGCTTGATCATCCTAATGTCGTTGAGCTCAAgcattctttcttttccaCGACTGAGAAAGACGAGCTTTATCTTAACCTTGTTCTTGAGTATGTACCCGAGACTATTTACCGCGCTTCCAGATCTTACACCAAGATGAATCAGCATATGCCTTTGATTTATATTCAGCTCTACACCTATCAG ATTTGCCGTGCTATGAATTATCTGCATCAAGTGGTTGGAGTGTGTCACCGTGACATTAAGCCGCAGAATCTGTTG GTCAATAATGTTACGCATGAAGTAAAGATATGCGATTTTGGGAGCGCCAAAATGCTG ATTCCAGGAGAACCAAATATATCTTACATATGCTCAAGGTATTACAGAGCTCCTGAACTCATATTTGGAGCAACCGAATACACAAGTGCGATCGATATGTGGTCTGTAGGTTGTGTCATGGCTGAGCTTTTTCTTGGacat CCTCTATTCCCTGGAGAAACCAGTGTTGATCAATTGGTGGAGATCATTAAG ATTTTAGGGACACCAGCAAGAGAAGAGATAAAGAACATGAATCCTCGTTACAATGATTTTAAGTTCCCTCAGATCAAAGCTCAGCCGTGGCACAAGGTTTATACATAA
- the LCR8 gene encoding low-molecular-weight cysteine-rich 8 (low-molecular-weight cysteine-rich 8 (LCR8); LOCATED IN: endomembrane system; CONTAINS InterPro DOMAIN/s: S locus-related glycoprotein 1 binding pollen coat (InterPro:IPR010851); BEST Arabidopsis thaliana protein match is: low-molecular-weight cysteine-rich 6 (TAIR:AT5G47077.1); Has 35333 Blast hits to 34131 proteins in 2444 species: Archae - 798; Bacteria - 22429; Metazoa - 974; Fungi - 991; Plants - 531; Viruses - 0; Other Eukaryotes - 9610 (source: NCBI BLink).) codes for MSKLTNVVIFIVFFLGMMAKETQGQHICHQILLNNNCDGATCTSLCDKQLQGTGQCYKTVDKRFICLCNYLCRT; via the exons aTGAGTAAACTCACCAATGTTGTCAtcttcattgtcttcttcctAG gGATGATGGCGAAAGAAACGCAAGGACAACATATATGTCATCAGATTCTGTTAAACAACAATTGTGATGGAGCCACATGCACAAGTCTCTGTGACAAGCAGTTGCAAGGAACTGGCCAGTGCTATAAAACCGTTGACAAAAGATTTATTTGCCTCTGCAATTATCTTTGCAGAacttga